A window of Brettanomyces nanus chromosome 2, complete sequence contains these coding sequences:
- a CDS encoding uncharacterized protein (CAZy:GH81), with amino-acid sequence MVAQTSGNLFGAIATSSPVSTFFRKASTVAVPSGVATTSPIQTNNFWGNLTLGDQTSYVYTHPYAVWMSTLSKFKGLAVSDQDASQRVFGSDNSEKAASYFYMPAGNKCVVLGSSDFEKGMSIKMANLAKLSAEVKLQSAKAGYLSCHLVQGMGFISGVYYDLIPEVHSGIGIKSVSGATSPRTGTNKYTIVLNDGRVWSMYVNFTDNQTCSFALKDNYHIIGSNSINNCSIQLARDKFSSYDSAAGCFPTAVTLKASVSGSTGTYSFNYTTQGSSNKGTSLIYALPHQIESFTSSTSSKKTAATLLDTVHGEMTGYLTNVFEMSESLPTSIGIDPWSSISGWSKPSYTTDEMSKIKAAALIDAAADVYTASNSDSMYFSGKVLDKYAYVLYVLYYVVKDESASKAFLKKMKTAIERFSNNKQTYPLCYETNWKGICSTGGMADGDTSLDYGNAFYNDHHFHYGYHIHAAALTAVVDKALGGSWYKDIKDWVNTMVRDVANPNESDTYFPVFRSFDWFIGHSFAHGITVYADGKDEESSSEDYNFSYAMKIWAQVIGDTNMEDRANLMLAISKRSIGTYMLYNQSNTVMPSKFIGNFVSGIKFENKIDHTTYFGTNVEYIHGIHMLPITPVSSFIRTPEFVKEEWETGPLANLVGSVDSGWKGILYLNSALYKPTLAYQFFISGFQDKWLDDGLTKTWALAYSAGVRQ; translated from the coding sequence ATGGTTGCACAAACTTCAGGTAATTTATTTGGCGCCATTGCTACTTCCTCCCCTGTTTCCACTTTTTTTAGAAAGGCAAGTACCGTGGCCGTACCTTCTGGTGTCGCCACCACTAGTCCCATTCAGACAAACAACTTTTGGGGGAATCTGACACTAGGCGATCAGACATCTTACGTCTATACACACCCATATGCTGTTTGGATGTCTACCTTGAGCAAGTTCAAGGGTTTAGCTGTATCTGATCAGGACGCATCGCAGAGAGTTTTTGGCTCTGACAATTCAGAGAAAGCTGCAAGTTATTTCTACATGCCAGCAGGTAACAAGTGCGTTGTGTTGGGCTCTTCTGactttgaaaaaggaaTGTCGATAAAAATGGCTAATTTGGCCAAACTGTCTGCAGAAGTCAAGTTGCAGAGTGCCAAGGCTGGATATTTAAGCTGCCATTTGGTCCAAGGAATGGGTTTTATATCTGGTGTCTATTATGATCTTATTCCGGAGGTTCATTCCGGTATCGGCATTAAATCAGTGTCTGGTGCTACTTCTCCACGTACTGGCACCAATAAGTACACGATTGTACTTAATGATGGTAGAGTCTGGTCGATGTATGTGAATTTTACTGACAACCAGACTTGCAGTTTTGCACTTAAGGATAACTATCATATTATTGGATCAAACTCAATTAATAACTGCTCTATTCAATTGGCCAGGGATAAATTCAGCAGTTATGATAGTGCAGCAGGATGTTTTCCTACTGCTGTTACCCTGAAGGCCAGTGTCAGCGGTAGTACAGGTACTTATTCTTTCAACTATACCACCCAAGGCTCGTCAAACAAAGGCACTTCTCTTATTTATGctcttcctcatcaaatcGAATCCTTCACTTCATCCACTTCCTCTAAGAAGACTGCCGCTACGCTTTTGGACACCGTTCACGGGGAAATGACCGGGTACTTGACCAACGTTTTTGAGATGTCAGAAAGCTTGCCTACTTCTATAGGTATTGATCCATGGAGTTCTATTTCCGGATGGTCAAAGCCCAGCTATACAACTGATGAAATGAGTAAGATTAAGGCAGCAGCTTTGATTGATGCCGCAGCCGACGTTTACACTGCCTCCAATTCGGATTCCATGTACTTCAGCGGAAAGGTGCTTGACAAGTATGCATATGTCTTGTATGTTCTTTACTACGTTGTCAAGGATGAATCTGCCAGTAAAGCATTTCTtaaaaagatgaagacggCAATTGAACGTTTCAGTAACAACAAGCAGACTTATCCATTGTGCTACGAGACTAACTGGAAAGGAATTTGTTCCACCGGAGGTATGGCGGACGGAGACACTTCATTAGATTATGGTAATGCTTTCTACAACGACCACCATTTCCACTATGGTTATCATATTCATGCAGCGGCACTTACAGCAGTTGTTGATAAAGCTTTGGGAGGAAGCTGGTAcaaagatatcaaggaTTGGGTGAATACGATGGTGAGAGATGTGGCCAACCCAAACGAGAGCGATACATACTTCCCAGTGTTTCGCTCCTTTGACTGGTTTATTGGCCACTCTTTTGCACATGGCATTACGGTTTATGCAGACggaaaagatgaggagAGTTCCAGTGAGGATTACAATTTCAGCTATGCCATGAAAATCTGGGCCCAAGTAATTGGAGACACCAATATGGAAGATAGAGCCAATTTAATGCTCGCCATTTCAAAGCGGTCGATAGGAACTTACATGCTCTACAATCAAAGCAATACGGTGATGCCAAGCAAGTTCATCGGTAATTTTGTTAGCGGAATTAAGTTCGAAAACAAAATTGATCATACTACCTACTTTGGTACCAATGTGGAATATATCCATGGAATTCACATGCTTCCAATCACTCCTGTTTCCAGCTTTATCCGAACGCCCGAGTTTGTTAAGGAAGAGTGGGAAACGGGACCTTTGGCCAATCTTGTGGGTAGCGTTGATTCAGGATGGAAGGGTATTCTTTATTTGAACAGCGCTTTATATAAGCCAACTCTTGCATaccaatttttcatctctgGATTCCAAGACAAATGGTTGGACGATGGACTGACAAAGACCTGGGCTTTGGCATACAGTGCAGGGGTTAGACAGTAG
- a CDS encoding uncharacterized protein (BUSCO:EOG093446RZ~EggNog:ENOG41) — protein sequence MTTIETVCTNPGNIQPISTSNESEPNRFSSLTDRSISIKDFAYSSDNPMHYGVYEEFDEDDSKDNPIDELEDKNIVFTFKKDNESGKLKPTNEYIRPKDTKESSITASATGSEEENLTHAVALYPFEPENENELRLTTDQIIIISYEYGDGWLVAYDPFTGETGLVPSGYVQIVGRDVEFAEEVLDEEEIAQATRYLPGVLNVEQQDQEDEDQSKSVLKKEPKAPDTHQKDDSDISVSLSHLKL from the coding sequence ATGACTACGATTGAAACCGTGTGCACAAATCCTGGAAATATTCAACCTATATCGACTAGCAATGAATCGGAACCCAACCggttttcttctttgacagATCGGTCTATTTCGATAAAGGACTTTGCTTACTCGTCTGACAATCCAATGCACTACGGAGTTTACGAGGAGTTTGATGAGGACGATAGCAAAGACAATCCTAttgatgaacttgaagataaaAACATAGTCTTCACGTTCAAAAAGGACAACGAGTCTGGTAAACTGAAACCTACCAATGAATACATCAGACCTAAAGATACCAAGGAATCTTCGATTACCGCTTCAGCAACGGGGTCCGAGGAAGAGAACCTTACTCATGCTGTGGCGTTATATCCATTCGAACCAGAAAATGAGAACGAGCTTCGATTGACCACAGATCAAATCATTATCATTAGTTACGAATACGGAGATGGATGGCTGGTTGCGTATGATCCATTTACTGGTGAGACGGGGTTGGTTCCATCTGGATATGTTCAGATTGTGGGGAGGGATGTGGAGtttgcagaagaagttttggatgaagaagagattgcCCAGGCAACGAGGTATCTACCGGGAGTGTTGAATGTGGAGCAGCAggatcaagaagatgaagaccAATCAAAGTCAGTgctaaagaaagaacctAAAGCGCCAGATACTCATCAAAAGGATGATTCAGATATCTCTGTATCACTGTCTCATCTGAAGCTCTAG
- a CDS encoding uncharacterized protein (BUSCO:EOG09343V98~EggNog:ENOG41) translates to MSDISELLGSLVTESSQLVSQSQSDQAVQLLKAQFETLQSHPVYLQSLGEALLENGNLEEAQDVLTRACELDPQASQGVEKFLYLGEIMGAKEGIELLQTGLNKLLSQMDILKKQGISDRSQEFDDSFNLLISAYGNEKGIKEYLLKKMDQGIFAMIEIWMTDLCDELEAEQQCEQLIDQALVLDPENPEAWSLLASIRISQMRNDDAIKAITKAWELFSKRKTLLEDISNIKNESIDVSDAQMEYLELVEPIVTLAKYSMEMGLFEESIGIASSVQDINERSVESYYLEAFANYLNAKRIQNRLSPQDGYKVSQDFAKYPLKTNIDESDDSFVYLKEARRALTSGFKLLQIDEVAEETDDELKKTIHSLLKQLGGPLLKEKDDSGVDETNWEAQII, encoded by the coding sequence ATGAGTGACATTTCAGAATTGCTCGGATCGCTCGTTACAGAATCCTCTCAGTTGGTTTCTCAATCACAGTCGGATCAAGCCGTCCAACTTCTTAAAGCCCAATTCGAGACCTTGCAATCACACCCAGTTTACCTACAGAGTCTAGGAGAAGCACTATTGGAAAATGGAAATTTAGAAGAAGCACAGGATGTTCTTACACGTGCATGTGAACTAGATCCTCAGGCTTCTCAGGGAGTGGAGAAATTTCTATATTTGGGAGAAATTATGGGGGCTAAAGAAGGTATAGAGTTGTTACAGACTGGTCTGAATAAATTGCTCAGTCAGATGGATATCTTAAAGAAACAAGGAATATCGGATCGATCGCAGGAGTTTGATGACTCTTTCAACCTTTTAATTTCTGCGTATGGTAACGAGAAAGGAATTAAAGAGTacttattgaaaaagatggaCCAAGGTATATTTGCCATGATTGAGATCTGGATGACTGATCTCTGTGATGAGCTTGAGGCAGAACAGCAGTGCGAGCAGTTGATTGATCAGGCACTCGTTCTAGACCCTGAAAATCCCGAGGCATGGTCTCTGCTTGCCAGTATAAGGATATCTCAGATGAGAAATGATGATGCGATTAAGGCTATTACCAAAGCATGGGAATTGTTTTCCAAGAGGAAGACGTTATTGGAGGATATATCTAATATTAAGAATGAATCAATTGATGTTAGCGATGCTCAAATGGAATATCTAGAATTAGTCGAGCCTATTGTCACATTGGCCAAATATTCCATGGAGATGGGGttgtttgaagaatctatTGGTATAGCATCTTCCGTTCAGGACATCAACGAGAGATCCGTGGAAAGTTATTATTTGGAGGCATTTGCCAACTATTTGAACGCTAAAAGAATTCAAAACAGACTGAGTCCGCAGGACGGTTATAAGGTTTCGCAAGACTTTGCAAAATATCCACTTAAAACGAATATCGATGAGAGCGATGATAGCTTTGTGTACTTGAAAGAGGCCAGAAGAGCGCTTACAAGCGGGTTCAAGCTACTACAGATTGATGAAGTAGCAGAAGAGACAGACGAcgagttgaaaaagacCATTCACTCACTTCTCAAGCAGCTTGGAGGTCCATTActaaaggagaaggatGATTCAGGAGTTGATGAAACGAACTGGGAGGCTCAGATCATTTAG